In uncultured Bacteroides sp., the following proteins share a genomic window:
- a CDS encoding nitroreductase, with protein sequence MKRIFIIIILGVIGMNNMYAQNKDFIFLVEQAIKAPSGHNTQPWKFKIESSRIIIYPNFDRALPVVDSNHRELFISLGCATENLCVAARHMKYLPAVSLSNEGTITVELVKEQTLEDETLFEEIAKRQTNRSKYNGKEVADATLKSIIEKCGTGEASIYSWKKNTAPFDSLKEYVKEGNILQMGDTLFTTELKSWIRFNKRQSEKANDGLSYATFGAPNMPSFISKPIMNSFLNSKKQNNADMAKINSSSHLVLITSKENSIQGWINTGRCLEHFLLETTKAGIANAYINQPCEILNLQSEMRSEFPINHEYPMILMRIGYAKPVAYSKRKDVSEVIVNYKFIEELNKAMVSE encoded by the coding sequence ATGAAAAGGATTTTTATAATAATAATTTTAGGAGTGATTGGTATGAATAATATGTATGCTCAAAATAAGGATTTTATATTTCTGGTAGAACAAGCAATCAAAGCACCTTCAGGGCACAATACTCAACCCTGGAAATTTAAGATAGAAAGTAGCAGAATTATTATATACCCTAACTTTGACAGAGCTTTGCCGGTAGTGGACAGCAATCACCGGGAGCTGTTTATCAGTCTTGGATGTGCAACGGAAAATCTTTGCGTAGCAGCCCGCCACATGAAGTATCTGCCTGCTGTTTCTTTAAGCAATGAAGGAACAATTACTGTTGAGCTGGTAAAAGAGCAGACTCTTGAGGATGAAACACTATTTGAGGAAATAGCAAAAAGACAAACGAATCGTTCAAAATATAATGGAAAAGAAGTAGCTGATGCCACTTTAAAAAGCATTATTGAAAAGTGTGGCACAGGTGAAGCATCCATTTATTCCTGGAAAAAGAATACCGCACCTTTTGATTCTTTGAAAGAGTATGTAAAAGAGGGAAATATTCTGCAAATGGGCGATACTCTTTTCACCACGGAACTGAAGTCATGGATTCGCTTTAACAAAAGACAATCAGAAAAAGCAAACGACGGACTGAGCTATGCTACTTTTGGTGCACCCAATATGCCATCGTTTATTTCCAAACCGATAATGAATTCATTCCTCAACAGCAAGAAACAGAATAATGCAGATATGGCAAAAATTAATTCGTCTTCACATCTTGTGCTGATAACCTCTAAGGAAAATAGTATTCAGGGATGGATTAATACAGGTCGTTGTCTGGAACATTTTCTGCTTGAAACAACAAAAGCCGGAATTGCTAATGCTTACATAAATCAGCCTTGTGAGATTCTGAATCTGCAATCAGAAATGCGTTCTGAATTCCCAATCAATCACGAATATCCTATGATACTTATGCGTATAGGATATGCAAAGCCGGTGGCCTACTCAAAGCGAAAAGATGTTAGTGAAGTGATTGTGAATTACAAGTTTATTGAAGAGCTGAATAAGGCTATGGTTTCAGAATAA
- a CDS encoding LytTR family DNA-binding domain-containing protein, with product MKTVIVEDEFIAAQALERLIREVDKEIQVVAVLQSVEESIEWFSQNSAPDFVFMDIHLGDGSSFSIFDKTNITCPIIFTTAYDEYALKSFELNSIDYLLKPINKKDLERAIGKFRNFTSKNDNADMVANILATLQQTKDIYKSHFLIPYKDKLQPLAVDRIAFLYSEFKIAKITTFDGQTFTMDYSLDELSRQLDPSLFFRVNRQYIIAHKAIKDISIWFGGKLSVNLYVSTPEKIIVSRARVPGFKEWYTK from the coding sequence ATGAAAACCGTTATAGTTGAAGATGAATTTATTGCTGCACAAGCTTTGGAACGCTTAATTCGCGAAGTGGATAAAGAGATTCAAGTTGTGGCAGTTCTGCAAAGTGTGGAAGAAAGTATAGAGTGGTTTTCGCAAAATTCTGCACCCGACTTTGTCTTTATGGATATTCATTTGGGTGATGGCTCTTCCTTTTCTATTTTTGATAAGACAAACATTACTTGCCCTATTATTTTCACAACCGCTTACGATGAATATGCGTTAAAATCCTTTGAGTTGAACAGTATTGATTATTTGTTGAAGCCGATTAATAAAAAAGATCTGGAACGGGCTATCGGAAAATTCAGGAACTTTACGTCTAAAAACGATAATGCTGATATGGTTGCCAATATACTTGCAACGCTGCAACAGACGAAAGATATCTATAAATCCCACTTCCTGATACCGTATAAAGATAAGTTACAGCCGTTGGCTGTAGATAGAATTGCTTTTCTTTATTCAGAATTTAAGATTGCTAAGATTACTACTTTCGATGGACAAACATTTACGATGGATTATTCACTGGATGAGCTTTCAAGGCAACTCGACCCATCGTTGTTTTTCAGGGTAAACCGTCAATACATAATAGCTCATAAAGCAATTAAAGATATTTCTATTTGGTTCGGCGGTAAATTATCTGTGAATTTGTATGTGTCTACGCCCGAAAAGATCATTGTAAGTCGTGCCCGCGTTCCTGGCTTTAAGGAGTGGTACACTAAATAA
- a CDS encoding TolC family protein: MKVKFLTAIFTLLSIANLSAQESGVTALSLKECVRIAAEKNINVSQAIQDKEKSRQKTEEARSSLLPQVEIGGTFQDNTKLAVTVIPGDFLGQPGTTIPFTMGVQYSASANISANQVLYNQTALTALKLSKKGEYVSKLGVQKAKEEIVKEVAKLYFLIQTTAKQKRLIEDNIARTQRMTDITKKQVDNGLGKKVDYNRIMVSVQNLQTQLDNTKALYEQQLNMMKYTLEIPLNKEVLLTDSADMVLISALPANDIDFSDHIDVQMIEAQKDVALLNQKLANAGYLPSVALFGQFGYQGMRNEFKDYFNNSAANKWYNSSYVGLKLTIPVFDGFQKRSKYNQAKADYIKSSLNLDNTKKHFLADYKNAMNNYYNSKTTVERQQNNIDLAQQVYKETALKYREGVATMNDLLQDEVALNNAQSGYLDALYKFKEAELEIMSLNGEIRGWVK; the protein is encoded by the coding sequence ATGAAAGTGAAATTTCTAACAGCAATATTTACGTTGCTTAGCATTGCAAATCTTTCTGCCCAGGAAAGTGGGGTTACCGCTCTTTCACTAAAAGAGTGTGTGCGAATAGCGGCGGAAAAGAATATTAATGTTTCTCAGGCAATTCAGGACAAGGAGAAAAGTCGTCAGAAAACAGAAGAGGCTCGTTCTTCTTTACTTCCACAGGTTGAAATTGGTGGAACGTTTCAGGATAACACAAAACTAGCCGTGACAGTGATACCGGGCGACTTTCTTGGACAGCCCGGAACTACTATTCCTTTCACAATGGGAGTACAATATAGTGCGTCGGCAAATATATCTGCTAATCAGGTATTGTATAACCAGACAGCGCTAACTGCACTCAAACTATCAAAGAAAGGTGAATATGTTTCAAAGCTGGGAGTTCAAAAGGCAAAGGAAGAAATTGTTAAGGAAGTGGCCAAACTTTACTTTCTGATACAAACTACCGCGAAACAAAAAAGACTGATAGAAGATAATATTGCCCGTACACAGAGGATGACAGATATTACTAAGAAGCAGGTGGATAATGGTCTTGGCAAAAAGGTGGATTACAATCGGATAATGGTTTCTGTGCAGAACCTCCAAACGCAGCTTGACAATACAAAGGCATTGTATGAACAGCAACTTAATATGATGAAGTATACGCTGGAGATTCCGCTCAATAAAGAGGTACTGCTGACTGATAGTGCTGATATGGTTTTGATTTCTGCCTTGCCTGCTAATGACATTGACTTCTCAGATCATATTGATGTGCAAATGATTGAGGCTCAAAAGGATGTTGCTTTGTTAAATCAAAAACTGGCCAATGCAGGTTATCTTCCCAGTGTGGCATTATTCGGACAATTTGGTTATCAGGGAATGAGAAATGAGTTTAAGGATTATTTCAATAACAGTGCAGCAAATAAATGGTACAATTCATCATACGTTGGGTTAAAACTAACGATTCCTGTTTTCGATGGTTTCCAGAAACGCTCGAAATACAATCAGGCAAAAGCCGACTATATAAAGAGTAGTCTGAACCTGGATAATACTAAAAAACATTTTTTGGCTGACTATAAAAATGCGATGAATAATTATTATAACAGTAAAACAACAGTGGAACGTCAGCAAAATAACATTGATCTGGCACAGCAGGTATATAAGGAAACAGCTCTCAAATACAGGGAAGGCGTAGCTACTATGAATGATTTGCTGCAGGACGAAGTAGCACTTAATAATGCGCAATCAGGATATCTGGATGCACTCTATAAGTTCAAAGAAGCTGAACTGGAAATTATGTCTTTAAACGGTGAGATTAGAGGCTGGGTTAAATAA
- a CDS encoding TetR/AcrR family transcriptional regulator, with the protein MDKTDTLVKNRDLTEKKILDAVGEIITECGFEKVGINAVAQRANISKMLIYRYFGSIDELIMQYILKYDYWINIPTDAIPEINNLGDFLKEMFRQQIYQLRKDVALRRLCRWELSTDNPVTVGLREQREKNGSRLVEVMSKLAAVPQDEVAALASVLSASISYLAMLEELCPVYNGISIQSDAGWEQLAKGIDTIIDLWINNLKQ; encoded by the coding sequence ATGGATAAAACTGATACACTGGTTAAAAACAGAGATCTGACGGAAAAGAAGATTCTGGATGCGGTAGGGGAGATAATCACTGAATGCGGATTTGAAAAGGTAGGCATAAATGCGGTTGCACAACGGGCTAATATTTCAAAAATGTTGATATACCGTTACTTTGGTTCTATTGACGAGCTTATTATGCAGTACATACTTAAATATGATTACTGGATAAATATTCCTACTGATGCTATTCCTGAGATTAATAATCTGGGTGATTTTCTAAAAGAGATGTTTAGGCAGCAGATTTACCAGTTGCGTAAAGATGTGGCACTAAGAAGATTGTGCAGATGGGAACTCTCAACTGATAACCCGGTTACTGTAGGCCTTCGCGAGCAGAGAGAGAAAAATGGATCCCGACTGGTGGAGGTCATGAGTAAACTGGCTGCTGTTCCACAGGATGAGGTGGCTGCTCTGGCAAGTGTATTATCTGCATCTATAAGTTATCTGGCAATGCTTGAAGAGTTGTGTCCGGTGTACAATGGCATATCCATACAAAGTGATGCTGGCTGGGAGCAGTTAGCAAAAGGGATCGATACAATTATAGATTTATGGATAAACAACTTAAAGCAATGA
- a CDS encoding efflux RND transporter periplasmic adaptor subunit: protein MKKKVITSIVFIVFAGLMAWKLAANKHEINSKKEAKIETKNIAVSVASVQKETPETNISMTGTVEASQEVMVASKASGEITNIYFKLGDYVTKGKVLARVDNAYNKLTLENTRINYNKYQEDLQRYKTLRTGDAVSETQLRDIKVAYENAKVQLKQAQKQLEDTYIRAPFSGYITSREIDLGKYVNASTPVAGLADISNLKVILSVPEFNVYNLKNGQPVSVNTQIYPGVAFSGKVAHISPKGDNTHSYAVEVSLPNSKQHPLKAGTYVSTSIDLGEKQSALFIPRNAIVSSIKEPTVYLVEGGIAKLVKINIGKDYESRIEVLQGLKEGDQVVVNGQINLMDGAHVSVIKN from the coding sequence ATGAAAAAGAAAGTTATAACATCAATTGTATTTATTGTTTTTGCAGGTCTTATGGCTTGGAAATTGGCAGCGAACAAACACGAAATTAATAGTAAAAAAGAAGCGAAGATTGAAACTAAAAATATTGCTGTAAGTGTAGCAAGTGTGCAGAAGGAAACACCGGAAACAAATATAAGCATGACCGGAACTGTTGAAGCCAGTCAGGAAGTAATGGTTGCATCAAAGGCCAGCGGTGAGATTACGAATATTTATTTCAAACTAGGCGATTATGTAACTAAAGGCAAAGTGCTTGCTCGTGTAGATAATGCATATAATAAGTTAACTCTGGAAAATACAAGAATCAATTATAATAAATATCAGGAGGATTTACAACGTTATAAAACATTGAGAACCGGGGATGCTGTTTCTGAAACTCAGTTAAGAGACATCAAAGTGGCTTATGAAAATGCAAAAGTGCAATTGAAACAAGCTCAGAAACAATTGGAAGATACTTATATCAGAGCACCTTTCAGCGGGTACATTACATCTCGTGAAATAGATTTAGGTAAGTATGTCAATGCATCTACTCCAGTAGCAGGGTTAGCTGATATTTCTAATCTGAAAGTAATTTTATCAGTACCTGAATTCAATGTATATAATTTGAAGAATGGTCAGCCGGTTTCCGTAAATACACAAATTTATCCCGGAGTGGCTTTCAGTGGTAAGGTTGCTCATATAAGTCCTAAAGGTGATAATACCCATTCTTATGCTGTTGAAGTTTCGTTGCCAAACAGTAAACAACATCCGCTTAAAGCCGGAACTTATGTAAGTACTTCTATAGATCTGGGAGAAAAACAATCTGCCTTATTCATTCCAAGAAACGCCATTGTAAGCAGTATAAAGGAACCAACAGTATATCTGGTAGAGGGTGGCATAGCAAAATTGGTTAAAATCAATATTGGTAAAGATTATGAGAGTCGTATTGAAGTGCTGCAAGGTTTGAAAGAAGGTGATCAAGTTGTGGTAAACGGACAAATCAACCTGATGGACGGGGCACATGTTTCGGTCATTAAGAATTAG
- a CDS encoding DUF6268 family outer membrane beta-barrel protein: MRKLFFTGGLCLLLPYHILAQEQTDSLRNRTDKYITTNFSASRTLDVQFEQNTNADYKLKQNDQTLEKGTVSNFSKVKVSSAFSILNAKQWRLFGNAHYNYYHFNLEDIELPLGQSPAMPANRNDEYHYWDVSVSGSYRTKLLNKTIIGISTFALDGSDKGVERIKGSVTAMMVLKHTPTTVINLGLAGMIGASLVPVIPIFSYWHKFNSEWLLDITMPKYAYLRHYFTKKDRLSFGMSLDGDEFYIHSKEDAMSKVCYFSKNEIKAEVIYESLIGKHFYLTFRGGGIQPFSNRLYDKKRIYKKPYIDISQPINAFFNVGISYNLF; this comes from the coding sequence ATGAGAAAACTATTTTTTACCGGAGGACTATGTTTATTACTTCCATATCATATTCTGGCACAGGAACAGACCGATTCTTTACGTAACCGGACCGACAAGTATATAACCACAAATTTTTCGGCCAGCCGTACGCTTGATGTACAGTTTGAACAAAATACAAATGCAGATTACAAACTGAAGCAGAATGATCAGACCTTGGAAAAAGGAACTGTGAGTAATTTCTCAAAGGTAAAGGTGTCTTCTGCTTTTTCTATTTTAAATGCAAAGCAGTGGAGACTTTTCGGGAATGCACACTATAATTATTATCATTTCAATTTGGAAGATATAGAGCTCCCTTTAGGACAAAGTCCTGCAATGCCTGCAAATAGGAATGATGAATATCATTATTGGGATGTTTCAGTAAGTGGGTCTTATCGCACTAAACTGTTAAACAAGACAATAATAGGCATATCTACTTTTGCTTTGGATGGTTCTGACAAAGGAGTTGAAAGGATAAAAGGATCTGTAACTGCGATGATGGTATTAAAACATACTCCTACAACAGTGATAAATTTAGGACTTGCAGGTATGATTGGTGCAAGTTTAGTTCCGGTAATTCCTATTTTTTCATATTGGCATAAATTCAATTCTGAATGGTTGTTAGATATTACAATGCCTAAATATGCTTATTTGAGGCATTATTTTACAAAAAAAGACAGATTATCTTTTGGAATGTCCTTGGACGGCGACGAATTTTATATACATTCCAAAGAAGATGCAATGTCTAAGGTTTGCTATTTCAGCAAAAATGAAATAAAAGCAGAAGTGATATATGAATCACTAATAGGAAAACATTTTTATCTGACGTTCCGTGGCGGAGGGATACAGCCATTCTCTAATCGTCTGTACGATAAAAAGCGCATTTATAAGAAACCATATATTGATATCTCTCAACCAATAAATGCATTCTTCAATGTAGGAATTTCTTATAACTTATTTTAA
- a CDS encoding helix-turn-helix transcriptional regulator yields MDALNVSFENILNTKDASAEAFGDDVIVYTIKNTDEQQPLDASMPSIRIDAVTFILCKYGDISFTVDYKNYRLTKGMMLSLSKLHILDDIHMGKNFEGYGLIFSEKFIMSIVEEIQIIKKLTTSSRTSPLLMLENDNMQLITDIIGHIKRGIKASDHICQKELIKNEVSNFILEIANITYKTRYKNENDAYKEDSKDNIIQNFIMLILGHCKEQHEVSFYAKELCITPGHLSRVLNAFSGKSAMKWISDALISEAKILLRKPGTNIQQISEELHFGEQSSFSKFFKKHTGITPIEYRNKILESQPI; encoded by the coding sequence ATGGATGCGTTAAATGTAAGTTTCGAGAATATATTAAATACGAAGGATGCTTCAGCCGAAGCATTTGGTGATGATGTGATTGTTTATACAATCAAGAATACTGATGAACAACAGCCTCTTGATGCGAGTATGCCGTCTATTCGGATAGATGCTGTGACTTTCATTCTTTGTAAATATGGCGATATTTCTTTCACTGTTGATTACAAAAACTATCGGTTGACAAAAGGAATGATGTTATCGCTGAGTAAGCTTCACATATTGGATGATATTCATATGGGGAAGAATTTTGAAGGATATGGCCTTATTTTCTCTGAGAAATTTATAATGTCTATTGTTGAAGAAATACAAATCATCAAGAAATTGACAACATCTAGTCGTACTAGCCCTTTACTTATGCTTGAAAATGATAATATGCAACTCATCACAGATATTATAGGACACATAAAGAGAGGCATAAAAGCAAGCGATCATATCTGCCAAAAAGAACTGATTAAAAATGAAGTAAGTAACTTTATTCTGGAAATTGCGAATATCACTTATAAGACAAGATACAAAAACGAGAATGATGCATACAAAGAAGATTCCAAAGATAATATTATTCAGAATTTTATAATGTTGATTTTGGGGCATTGTAAAGAGCAGCATGAAGTTTCGTTTTATGCAAAAGAATTGTGCATTACACCTGGTCACCTTTCACGTGTTTTGAACGCTTTCAGTGGTAAATCTGCTATGAAATGGATTAGTGATGCTTTGATTTCAGAAGCAAAGATATTACTACGTAAACCTGGTACCAACATTCAGCAGATTTCGGAAGAGCTTCATTTTGGAGAGCAATCTTCTTTTAGTAAATTTTTCAAGAAGCACACAGGGATTACTCCTATAGAATATAGAAATAAAATTCTGGAAAGTCAACCCATTTAA
- a CDS encoding histidine kinase, translated as MRKKQIRPLSNKNALFAALGLSVFLNAIILLARIYNGSDITSNPSMTITFIENFIIFYVLFLFNFRIIQNGWKLKNKVLVLVIGSLLIASILSIVLSWAWVKALPTGSNISLKFLTTIILSISLTATAIVVLLTMLHFVWDQRLQNILNEQALITENIRNRYEALKNQVNPHFLFNSLNTLNGLIGFDDDKAHEYVEKLSFMFRYTMQHNTVLQLEKELDFIKSYIYLMKIRYSDNLQVEINCNEKYNAYYIMPFSLQLLIENAVKHNVISNKYPLVITVDITDHDSIRVRNVIRLKSDVDGDNGKIGLANLSERYQLFFHKEIIITNTSGVFCVEIPLVKELETTKRM; from the coding sequence ATGAGAAAGAAACAAATTCGTCCATTAAGCAATAAAAACGCCTTATTTGCGGCACTAGGCTTAAGTGTGTTTTTAAATGCAATTATACTTCTGGCCAGAATATACAATGGTAGCGATATAACTAGCAATCCGAGTATGACTATTACTTTTATTGAAAATTTCATTATATTCTACGTGCTATTTTTATTTAATTTCAGAATAATACAAAATGGATGGAAATTAAAAAATAAAGTTTTAGTGCTTGTAATCGGCTCATTATTGATTGCATCTATATTGAGCATAGTTCTTTCATGGGCTTGGGTTAAGGCTTTACCCACCGGCAGTAATATTTCATTAAAATTTCTAACTACGATAATTCTGAGTATAAGTTTAACGGCAACTGCCATTGTTGTATTGTTGACAATGCTGCATTTTGTGTGGGATCAGCGTCTGCAAAATATTCTTAATGAGCAGGCATTAATAACGGAGAACATACGTAATCGTTACGAGGCATTGAAAAATCAGGTGAACCCGCATTTCCTGTTTAATTCATTAAATACCTTGAATGGTTTAATTGGTTTCGATGATGATAAAGCTCATGAATATGTAGAGAAATTATCATTCATGTTTCGCTATACCATGCAGCACAATACTGTTTTACAACTAGAAAAGGAATTGGATTTTATCAAGTCATATATTTATTTGATGAAAATACGTTATAGTGATAATTTACAGGTAGAAATTAACTGCAATGAAAAATATAACGCATACTACATAATGCCATTCAGCCTGCAGCTACTTATTGAAAATGCAGTCAAGCATAATGTTATCAGCAACAAGTATCCATTGGTCATTACTGTAGATATAACTGACCATGATAGTATCAGAGTGAGAAATGTAATCCGTCTTAAAAGTGATGTGGATGGTGATAACGGGAAAATCGGTTTGGCAAATTTGAGTGAACGATACCAACTTTTTTTTCACAAAGAGATTATCATTACAAACACTTCAGGAGTTTTCTGTGTAGAAATACCTTTGGTGAAAGAATTGGAAACAACTAAAAGAATGTGA